From a single Miscanthus floridulus cultivar M001 chromosome 8, ASM1932011v1, whole genome shotgun sequence genomic region:
- the LOC136475530 gene encoding uncharacterized protein, whose product MQLTNDNRQLVFLYERGKKKLMDAARIAFTDDVDPSSVAGRIVECSWNKEEKCWACMRIRSDKSTPNDINTYRKVMRSITDNNITKEKLLEEIDEITLLPMYADRMHAHTKMAQQWRR is encoded by the exons ATGCAGCTTACAAATGATAATCGTCAACTGGTCTTCCTTTATGAGAGAGGAAAAAAGAAACTTATGGATGCTGCTCGGATAGCATTTACTG ACGATGTGGATCCATCCTCTGTCGCTGGGAGGATTGTTGAGTGTTCCTGGAATAAGGAAGAGAAGTGTTGGGCCTGTATGCGTATTAGATCTGATAAATCAACTCCAAACGACATCAACACATACCGGAAG GTGATGAGGAGTATCACAGATAACAACATTACCAAGGAAAAGCTTCTCGAAGAGATTGATGAGATAACGCTCCTCCCGATGTATGCTGATAGGATGCATGCTCATACAAAGATGGCTCAACAATGGCGGAGATGA